Proteins encoded together in one Catellatospora citrea window:
- a CDS encoding MmcQ/YjbR family DNA-binding protein, whose amino-acid sequence MAVTYEQVRDWVLALPGGAEVMVEEWGHPTLRAGDKMFAGGAPGSPTMSVKATKEEQAALLAAAPDVYSPAAYVGRFGWVQVVLAEADPDELKELVVEAWRRTAPKKLVKQYDAQA is encoded by the coding sequence ATGGCTGTCACGTACGAGCAGGTGAGGGACTGGGTGCTGGCGCTGCCGGGCGGGGCCGAGGTGATGGTCGAGGAGTGGGGCCATCCGACGCTGCGGGCCGGCGACAAGATGTTCGCCGGGGGCGCGCCGGGCAGCCCGACCATGTCGGTGAAGGCCACCAAGGAGGAGCAGGCGGCGCTGCTGGCCGCCGCGCCGGACGTCTACTCGCCCGCGGCCTACGTCGGCCGGTTCGGCTGGGTCCAGGTGGTGCTGGCCGAGGCCGATCCGGACGAGCTGAAGGAGCTGGTCGTCGAGGCCTGGCGGCGCACCGCGCCGAAGAAGCTGGTCAAGCAGTACGACGCCCAGGCCTGA
- a CDS encoding ArsR/SmtB family transcription factor yields MPGSAPPDTTGVPLARLAALFADRTRATFLLALLDGRAWTLGELARQAGVAPSTASGHVDLLVAGGLLAQERQGRHRYLRLAGAHTAQLVEDLAGYGGPPVARPATLRASAAAAALARGRTCYDHLAGRLGVGLTDAMVDRGLLQRDTGFALTPDGVRWFAESLDVGDELRSGSRRPVARPCLDWTERRHHLAGTGGAVLCERLLARRWVERIGTGRAVRPTSDGVRALRELLGVDVSGAGAVA; encoded by the coding sequence ATGCCTGGTTCTGCCCCGCCTGACACCACCGGTGTGCCGTTGGCACGGCTCGCCGCGCTCTTCGCCGACCGCACCCGGGCCACGTTCCTGCTGGCCCTGCTCGACGGCCGGGCGTGGACGCTCGGCGAGCTGGCCCGTCAGGCCGGGGTGGCCCCGTCCACGGCCAGCGGACACGTCGACCTGCTCGTCGCGGGCGGCCTGCTGGCCCAGGAACGCCAGGGCCGGCACCGCTACCTGCGCCTGGCCGGCGCGCACACCGCCCAGCTCGTGGAGGACCTGGCCGGGTACGGCGGCCCGCCCGTCGCCCGGCCCGCCACGCTGCGCGCGTCGGCGGCCGCGGCGGCCCTGGCCCGGGGTCGCACCTGCTACGACCACCTGGCCGGGCGGCTCGGCGTCGGCCTCACCGACGCGATGGTCGACCGCGGCCTGCTGCAGCGCGACACCGGCTTCGCCCTCACCCCCGACGGGGTGCGCTGGTTCGCCGAGTCCCTGGACGTGGGCGACGAGCTGCGAAGTGGTTCCCGCCGTCCGGTGGCCAGGCCGTGTCTGGACTGGACGGAGCGGCGGCACCACCTCGCCGGGACCGGCGGTGCGGTGCTGTGCGAGCGGCTCCTGGCCCGCCGCTGGGTCGAGCGGATCGGCACCGGCCGCGCCGTGCGCCCGACCTCCGACGGCGTACGGGCGCTGCGCGAGCTGCTCGGCGTCGACGTGTCCGGTGCTGGCGCGGTGGCCTAG